In the Candidatus Moraniibacteriota bacterium genome, one interval contains:
- the rsmI gene encoding 16S rRNA (cytidine(1402)-2'-O)-methyltransferase: MNNFGTLYVIATPIGNLKDITLRALEVLKNVDLIACEDTRVTQKLLRHYNIQKPLISYHQHSSRQRENYLKDLLTQGKNIALVTDSGTPGISDPGNKLVGELVKDGFLSIPIPGPSALTALVSVAGIDMQRFAFMGFPPHKKGRETFFREISVLRHPVLYYESPHRLLKNLELLNRMETKKNVIVGRELTKMFEEIVRGSIEEVQRYFSEKKGEIKGELAIIIF; encoded by the coding sequence ATGAACAATTTTGGAACATTATACGTCATTGCCACTCCGATAGGGAATTTAAAAGATATAACCTTAAGGGCTCTTGAAGTTTTAAAGAATGTTGATCTTATTGCCTGCGAGGACACGCGCGTGACCCAAAAGCTTCTCCGCCATTATAACATACAAAAACCCTTGATATCCTATCATCAGCACAGTTCCCGCCAACGGGAAAATTATCTCAAGGACTTACTGACCCAGGGAAAGAATATTGCCCTAGTAACGGACTCCGGCACTCCCGGAATTTCTGATCCAGGAAATAAGTTAGTTGGAGAATTGGTTAAAGATGGATTTTTATCCATTCCGATTCCGGGTCCCTCGGCTCTTACTGCCTTGGTAAGCGTGGCAGGAATTGATATGCAGCGGTTTGCGTTTATGGGATTTCCTCCTCACAAAAAGGGAAGAGAAACATTTTTTCGGGAAATTTCCGTTTTGCGCCATCCAGTACTATACTATGAATCGCCTCACCGCTTGCTCAAAAATCTTGAACTTCTCAACCGGATGGAAACTAAGAAAAATGTAATTGTCGGCCGGGAACTTACGAAAATGTTTGAAGAGATCGTCCGGGGAAGTATCGAGGAAGTACAGCGGTATTTTAGCGAAAAAAAAGGGGAAATAAAAGGAGAATTAGCAATAATTATTTTTTGA
- a CDS encoding mannose-1-phosphate guanylyltransferase/mannose-6-phosphate isomerase: MYSVILCGGSGTRLWPLSRKNFAKQFLSLYSDRSLLQETYLRMRDLLPKEKIFFVTSRDNLFNVFNQIKEVEKDYRQEQILTEPASLNTAPAITYAVKHLSEKAKVPEDEPVLFLPSDHYIGNKKKYLEVVEKATNEVGSNIGTIGITPAKPETGYGYIKKGEKANSYYKVLEFKEKPDKATAEKYLESGEYVWNSGMYIFNARTFTEELRAYSPEIYSLMAQSYESFLERFSTLPSISIDYAISEKSKKVIVFEGEFSWNDIGSFDSLAELALKDPNPKHIGIDSRNIFVHSDSNRLVATLGVEDMNIIETSDSILVQKQGRGEDVKKIVEYLKEKNLKELEHNIVVQRPWGKYEVLIDQPTYKVKKILVYPGAKLSLQAHNRRVEHWVVVKGTAGVVNGDKKLILHENESTFIPRLAKHRLENPGEINLEMVEVQTGEYLEEDDIIRYDDVYNRNIDKLK; encoded by the coding sequence ATGTACAGCGTCATTCTTTGCGGCGGTTCAGGCACCCGCCTCTGGCCGCTTTCCCGCAAAAACTTCGCCAAACAATTCCTTTCTCTTTATTCTGACAGGTCTCTTCTTCAGGAGACCTATTTGAGAATGCGCGATCTGCTGCCTAAAGAAAAAATTTTTTTCGTAACCAGCAGAGACAATCTGTTTAATGTTTTCAACCAGATAAAGGAAGTAGAGAAGGATTACCGCCAGGAGCAAATTCTCACCGAACCTGCCAGTTTAAACACAGCTCCGGCCATAACTTACGCCGTGAAACATTTGTCGGAAAAGGCCAAGGTGCCGGAAGACGAACCTGTTTTATTTTTGCCATCCGATCATTATATAGGCAACAAAAAAAAGTATTTGGAAGTTGTAGAAAAAGCGACTAATGAAGTAGGCAGCAATATTGGGACAATTGGCATCACTCCCGCTAAACCGGAAACCGGATACGGCTATATTAAAAAGGGAGAAAAAGCAAATAGTTATTACAAGGTCTTGGAATTTAAAGAAAAACCGGACAAAGCCACGGCTGAAAAATACCTGGAAAGCGGGGAATACGTATGGAATTCGGGTATGTATATTTTCAACGCCCGGACTTTTACCGAAGAACTGCGCGCGTATTCGCCGGAAATATATTCCTTGATGGCTCAAAGTTATGAATCGTTTTTGGAAAGATTCAGCACTCTGCCCTCCATTTCCATTGACTATGCAATTTCTGAAAAATCCAAAAAGGTCATAGTATTTGAGGGCGAATTCAGCTGGAACGACATCGGCTCCTTTGACAGTTTGGCGGAACTGGCGCTCAAGGATCCCAATCCTAAACATATCGGCATTGATTCCAGAAATATCTTTGTTCATAGCGACAGCAACAGATTGGTTGCCACACTGGGAGTGGAAGATATGAATATAATTGAAACCTCCGACAGCATATTGGTGCAAAAGCAAGGTCGAGGAGAAGATGTAAAAAAGATTGTTGAATATCTGAAAGAAAAAAATCTGAAAGAATTGGAGCACAACATTGTTGTCCAGCGCCCCTGGGGAAAATACGAAGTCCTCATTGACCAGCCGACTTACAAGGTAAAAAAGATACTTGTTTATCCCGGAGCAAAATTAAGTTTGCAGGCCCACAACCGCCGCGTTGAACACTGGGTCGTTGTAAAAGGAACTGCTGGAGTAGTCAATGGAGATAAAAAATTAATTCTGCATGAAAACGAAAGCACTTTTATTCCAAGGCTTGCCAAACACCGCCTTGAAAATCCAGGAGAAATAAATTTAGAGATGGTGGAAGTGCAAACGGGAGAATATCTGGAAGAGGACGACATTATTCGCTACGATGATGTCTATAACCGCAACATTGACAAATTGAAATAG
- a CDS encoding ABC transporter substrate-binding protein, with translation MTSLFFWIGSWYFRLTQEVPKQGGEYIEGVVGQPMYVNPLLSQTSEADSDLVQLIYSGLLKYDNQGNLVNNLAESYEISSDQKTHTVHLRKNIKWHDGEQLDASDVFFTLSVVQDPAYKSPLRQNWQGVEVSQVDDYTLSFALNSPYFGFPRNLTMGILPKHIWENIAPEKFSLAEYNLRPIGSGPYQFSDLQKDSSGNILTYNLAAFKDYFEGQPNISKITFNFYPDEDAAVSAYNEKEIKGIGNIAPEKISEIKVSKSTRIHELNIPRYFAVFFNQTKNIALANDDVRKALAYGTNRQEIIENVLHGKGTAVHSPFLLQMKECEQEINKYDFDIQKAEKILEESGWKYDEGEKVRKKGDVKLEFSIFTTDWPELSQTADILRGQWEKIGAKVKVEVLAVSDLQQNYIRPREYDALLFGQAVSFSPDPYSFWHSSQKKDPGLNLSLLDDKKADELLEKARQELDENKRVEYYHEFQKVVAEEIPAVFLYSPSYLYPVSQKVKGIRMENVNSPSGRFSEADKWYIKTKRVRK, from the coding sequence GTGACCTCTCTTTTTTTCTGGATTGGCTCTTGGTATTTCCGACTTACTCAAGAGGTTCCGAAACAAGGAGGAGAATATATAGAAGGAGTTGTGGGACAGCCGATGTACGTAAATCCTCTGCTTTCTCAAACAAGCGAAGCCGATTCCGATTTGGTCCAGTTAATATACAGCGGTTTGCTGAAGTACGATAATCAGGGGAACTTGGTTAATAATCTTGCGGAAAGCTACGAAATTTCTTCTGATCAGAAAACCCACACTGTTCATCTAAGGAAAAACATAAAATGGCATGACGGGGAGCAGCTGGACGCGAGCGACGTCTTTTTCACCTTAAGTGTTGTTCAGGATCCGGCTTACAAAAGTCCTCTTCGTCAGAATTGGCAGGGAGTAGAAGTTAGCCAGGTTGACGACTATACGCTTTCCTTCGCGTTGAACAGCCCCTACTTCGGCTTTCCTCGCAACTTAACAATGGGAATCCTGCCTAAGCATATTTGGGAAAATATTGCTCCGGAAAAATTTTCACTGGCTGAATACAATCTTCGTCCGATCGGTTCCGGTCCTTATCAGTTTTCTGATTTGCAAAAGGATTCCAGTGGTAATATTCTGACTTATAATCTTGCAGCCTTTAAGGACTATTTCGAAGGCCAGCCCAACATTTCAAAGATTACTTTTAATTTCTATCCGGATGAGGATGCCGCAGTTTCCGCTTACAATGAAAAGGAAATAAAAGGAATAGGAAATATTGCTCCGGAGAAAATTTCCGAAATTAAGGTGTCCAAAAGCACGCGCATTCATGAATTAAACATTCCTCGATATTTTGCCGTCTTTTTTAATCAGACCAAGAACATAGCGCTAGCCAATGACGATGTTCGCAAGGCTCTGGCTTATGGCACAAACCGCCAGGAAATTATTGAGAACGTTCTTCACGGCAAGGGAACCGCGGTCCATTCTCCTTTTCTGCTTCAAATGAAGGAATGCGAACAAGAGATTAATAAATACGATTTCGATATTCAGAAAGCCGAGAAGATATTAGAAGAAAGCGGGTGGAAATACGATGAGGGAGAAAAAGTAAGAAAGAAAGGTGACGTAAAACTTGAGTTCTCAATTTTTACCACTGACTGGCCGGAGTTGTCCCAGACGGCTGATATTCTCCGCGGTCAATGGGAAAAGATAGGGGCCAAAGTTAAAGTTGAAGTGCTCGCGGTTTCTGATCTGCAGCAGAACTATATCCGCCCCCGGGAATACGACGCACTTTTATTTGGTCAGGCGGTAAGTTTTAGCCCCGATCCCTATTCATTTTGGCATTCCAGTCAAAAGAAAGATCCCGGTCTCAACCTTTCCCTGCTGGACGATAAAAAAGCGGACGAGCTACTGGAGAAAGCCCGTCAGGAACTGGACGAAAACAAACGGGTGGAGTATTATCATGAATTTCAAAAAGTTGTGGCCGAAGAAATTCCGGCGGTTTTTCTGTACAGTCCCAGTTACCTGTATCCGGTTAGTCAAAAAGTAAAAGGGATTAGAATGGAGAATGTTAACTCTCCTTCGGGAAGATTTTCCGAGGCGGACAAGTGGTATATTAAAACGAAGAGAGTGAGAAAATAA
- the secG gene encoding preprotein translocase subunit SecG yields MKILTIAQIVIAIMLVVSILLQNRGSGLSAAFGGDFGGYYTKRGIEKFLFQFSVVLSVLFLAMAVATVFFARS; encoded by the coding sequence ATGAAAATACTCACAATTGCGCAGATTGTTATAGCGATTATGCTTGTGGTTTCCATTCTGCTTCAAAACCGCGGGTCGGGGCTAAGCGCGGCATTTGGCGGTGATTTCGGGGGCTATTACACAAAACGGGGAATAGAAAAATTTCTCTTTCAATTCTCGGTAGTATTATCTGTGCTTTTTCTGGCAATGGCAGTGGCCACTGTTTTTTTCGCGAGATCTTAA